A section of the Prochlorococcus sp. MIT 1341 genome encodes:
- the gloB gene encoding hydroxyacylglutathione hydrolase, translated as MSNPTLDILTEEGPSSVNPIPVLNDNIIWVWTVGKKAVVIDPAIANPVEDWLEQRNYVLTAILQTHHHSDHIGGTKDLMNQWPEAEVIASAADISRIPFQTISVNDGDQISLLNNDVKVIEVSGHTRAHLAYFLPAKASSNLPPVLFCGDTLFGAGCGRLFEGSAKEMFLALKRLGSLPEETEVYCAHEYTEENLRWATSLYPNDEPIKKRLELVKKLRKNGNLSLPSKISLEKETNLFLRAQNIEEFTQLRLHKDTWKD; from the coding sequence ATGTCAAACCCAACTTTGGACATTCTTACCGAAGAAGGCCCTTCTTCGGTCAATCCCATTCCAGTTCTAAATGACAACATCATTTGGGTATGGACAGTAGGTAAAAAAGCCGTAGTAATTGACCCTGCAATAGCAAATCCCGTAGAGGACTGGCTGGAACAAAGGAACTATGTACTAACAGCAATTTTGCAAACCCATCACCACTCAGATCATATCGGTGGAACCAAGGACTTGATGAACCAATGGCCTGAAGCCGAAGTAATAGCCTCAGCAGCAGATATTAGCCGAATCCCCTTCCAAACGATTTCTGTAAATGATGGAGATCAAATATCACTTCTTAATAACGATGTAAAAGTAATAGAAGTTTCAGGCCACACTAGAGCTCATTTGGCATATTTTCTTCCCGCTAAAGCTTCTTCCAACTTACCTCCAGTGCTCTTTTGCGGAGACACTCTCTTTGGTGCAGGTTGTGGTCGACTCTTTGAAGGTTCTGCTAAAGAAATGTTTTTAGCTTTGAAGCGTCTAGGGTCTCTTCCTGAAGAAACAGAGGTCTATTGCGCGCACGAATATACAGAAGAGAACCTTCGATGGGCTACATCTCTATATCCCAACGACGAACCCATAAAGAAAAGATTAGAGCTAGTAAAAAAACTTCGAAAGAACGGAAATTTAAGCCTACCCAGCAAGATCTCATTAGAAAAAGAAACAAACTTGTTCTTGCGTGCCCAAAATATTGAAGAATTTACACAACTAAGGCTCCATAAGGACACTTGGAAGGACTAG
- the hisG gene encoding ATP phosphoribosyltransferase: MITVALAKGALLKDSVERFSKAGLDFSDVLEPDNRQLMVRSKCGKARALLVRNGDVPVYVAYGQAQLGVVGYDVLREHQMPIAHLVDLGFGGCRMSVAVKENSAYKQAADLPPHCRVASKFTNCAREFFDSLDLPVELVHLTGSVELGPITGIAEAIVDLVATGRTLRDNGLVSIEDLFHSTARLVGHPLSLRLDRGPLQEVVDLMRT; the protein is encoded by the coding sequence ATGATCACAGTTGCACTTGCTAAGGGAGCTTTGTTGAAGGACTCGGTAGAGAGATTCTCCAAGGCTGGGCTTGATTTTTCTGATGTCCTTGAACCAGACAATCGTCAGCTGATGGTCCGCTCAAAGTGCGGGAAAGCGCGAGCTCTATTGGTTCGAAATGGTGATGTGCCAGTCTATGTCGCATATGGCCAAGCTCAGTTGGGTGTAGTGGGTTACGACGTGCTTAGGGAACATCAGATGCCTATTGCTCATTTAGTTGATCTTGGCTTTGGAGGGTGCAGAATGTCGGTGGCAGTAAAGGAAAATAGTGCTTATAAGCAAGCCGCTGATTTACCTCCCCATTGCAGGGTTGCAAGTAAATTCACAAATTGTGCAAGAGAATTCTTTGATTCACTTGATTTACCCGTTGAATTGGTCCACTTGACAGGGTCTGTGGAACTTGGCCCAATAACAGGGATTGCTGAGGCGATAGTTGATCTTGTCGCGACAGGGAGAACACTTCGTGATAATGGCTTAGTTTCAATTGAAGATCTGTTCCATTCCACAGCTCGCTTAGTGGGCCATCCTCTTTCCTTGCGTTTGGATAGAGGACCGCTTCAGGAAGTTGTGGATTTAATGCGAACTTAG
- a CDS encoding ABC transporter ATP-binding protein codes for MVFSDIQRIKRLGRYLRKDRKRILIILVVLFPVAIAGAIQPLLVGQAISTLRGEQTAPWIEGLEMSSAIRLLIFSLFISVVLRLLLQGYQTFHIQSVGQRLTARIRDELFSHSMALSLRFHERMPVGKLLTRLTSDVDALAEVFGSGAVGVLADLVSLIVIAVTMILIDWRLGSLLLFTQVPVVWMIIWLQRRYRKANYRVREELSQLNANFQENLQGLEVVQMFRREVVNGKQFLHTGNAYRNAVNGTIFYDSSISAFIEWVALAAVAMVLYIGGLLASSGAMGLGTLATFILYAQRLFEPLRQLAERFTQIQGGLTAVERIGELLEKPLEIEDCSSQNLVNEKYEVSNNSRKQGEIIFEDVSFFYRPDELIIKNLSFHILPGQHVALVGPTGSGKTTIIRLLCRLYEPQSGRIFLDGKDIRSIPLKDLRAKLGVVLQDTFLFSGNVADNLRLDSNINNKELTRICNELGLDSLLKKLPKGLDTELRERGGNLSSGERQLFSVARVAIRNPKVLVMDEATAFMDPSTEATLQRDLERLLERRTALVIAHRLATVEAADRIFVLSRGQLVEEGSHQELLEQGGLYAQLAELQEKGLAKL; via the coding sequence ATGGTTTTTTCTGATATTCAGCGAATTAAACGCTTAGGAAGATATTTGCGAAAAGATCGCAAAAGAATTCTTATTATTTTGGTGGTTTTATTTCCGGTTGCGATAGCTGGTGCGATACAGCCTTTGCTAGTAGGCCAAGCTATTAGTACGCTTCGAGGAGAACAAACTGCACCATGGATTGAGGGCCTTGAGATGTCATCAGCTATAAGGCTTTTGATATTTTCTTTGTTTATTTCGGTTGTTCTGAGATTGCTCCTACAGGGTTATCAGACGTTTCATATTCAGTCGGTAGGCCAGAGACTTACGGCTCGAATTCGAGATGAATTATTCTCTCATTCCATGGCATTGTCTTTACGCTTTCATGAGCGAATGCCTGTGGGAAAGTTGCTTACAAGACTGACAAGTGATGTAGATGCGTTGGCAGAGGTCTTTGGCAGTGGAGCAGTAGGTGTTCTTGCTGATTTGGTCAGTCTGATTGTTATTGCAGTGACAATGATCTTAATTGATTGGAGACTTGGTTCTTTATTGTTATTTACGCAAGTTCCTGTTGTGTGGATGATTATTTGGCTTCAGAGGCGTTATAGAAAAGCTAATTATCGGGTTAGGGAAGAATTGTCTCAGTTAAATGCAAATTTTCAGGAGAATCTTCAGGGCTTAGAGGTTGTTCAAATGTTCCGAAGAGAAGTAGTAAATGGTAAGCAGTTTTTACATACAGGGAATGCTTATAGAAATGCAGTTAATGGAACTATTTTTTATGACAGTAGTATATCAGCCTTTATTGAATGGGTAGCTTTAGCTGCTGTAGCAATGGTTTTATATATTGGAGGCCTCTTGGCTTCTTCTGGGGCTATGGGGTTAGGTACTCTTGCTACTTTTATACTTTACGCACAACGACTTTTTGAACCATTGCGTCAATTGGCAGAACGCTTTACACAAATCCAAGGAGGGTTAACAGCAGTAGAGAGAATTGGAGAACTATTGGAAAAACCTCTTGAAATTGAAGATTGTAGTAGCCAGAATCTGGTAAATGAGAAGTATGAAGTCTCTAATAACTCTCGAAAACAGGGAGAGATTATTTTTGAAGATGTTAGCTTTTTCTATAGACCAGATGAGTTGATTATTAAAAACCTTAGTTTTCATATTTTACCTGGCCAGCATGTTGCCTTGGTTGGGCCAACGGGTTCTGGAAAGACAACAATAATCAGGTTGCTTTGTAGATTGTATGAACCTCAATCAGGACGAATATTTTTGGATGGTAAAGATATAAGGTCAATACCTTTAAAAGATTTACGGGCTAAGTTGGGTGTAGTTCTTCAGGATACCTTTTTATTTAGTGGGAATGTTGCAGATAATTTAAGGCTTGATTCAAATATAAATAATAAAGAATTAACTCGGATTTGTAATGAACTTGGGTTGGATTCCCTTTTAAAGAAGCTGCCAAAAGGATTGGATACTGAATTGAGAGAGCGAGGTGGAAATCTTTCTTCGGGTGAAAGACAATTGTTTTCTGTAGCAAGGGTTGCGATTCGGAATCCAAAGGTGTTGGTCATGGATGAAGCCACCGCATTTATGGATCCTTCTACCGAAGCTACTCTTCAACGTGATCTAGAGCGTCTTCTAGAACGAAGAACCGCACTTGTGATTGCTCATCGTTTGGCAACTGTTGAAGCGGCTGACAGGATTTTTGTTTTAAGCAGAGGCCAACTTGTTGAGGAGGGAAGTCATCAAGAGTTGTTGGAGCAAGGCGGGCTTTATGCTCAATTAGCGGAGCTTCAAGAGAAGGGACTTGCGAAACTTTGA
- a CDS encoding GNAT family N-acetyltransferase, which yields MGISPWLLSTPLMEELYGKDARLCPSSHGEATFVFSQSRPLDLIELEQLLASVGWSRRPQRLVKRALENSLLTIGLWSHDPSIPRLVGFARCTGDGVLEATVWDVVVHPVWQGSGLGKELMKYVLELLRTMRVQRVTLFADPGVVDFYLRQGWTLEPKGRRCAFWYAN from the coding sequence ATGGGGATTAGTCCCTGGTTATTAAGTACTCCACTTATGGAGGAGCTTTATGGAAAGGATGCTCGACTTTGCCCTTCCTCGCATGGGGAAGCTACCTTTGTTTTCAGTCAATCACGACCGTTAGACTTGATTGAGCTTGAACAATTGCTTGCGTCTGTTGGTTGGAGTAGGCGCCCCCAGAGGCTTGTAAAAAGAGCTCTCGAGAATAGTCTTCTAACTATTGGTCTTTGGAGTCATGATCCAAGCATTCCTCGATTAGTAGGCTTTGCTCGTTGTACAGGCGATGGTGTTCTAGAAGCAACAGTTTGGGATGTAGTTGTCCATCCTGTTTGGCAAGGCTCCGGGCTTGGAAAAGAACTAATGAAATATGTGCTAGAGCTTTTACGTACAATGCGTGTTCAAAGGGTCACACTATTTGCAGACCCAGGTGTCGTAGATTTTTACTTGCGTCAGGGCTGGACTTTAGAGCCGAAAGGCAGAAGATGTGCGTTTTGGTATGCCAATTAA